AAAATTTCCTAAGATCACCTTTGTAAGAGTTTCAATCGTTATCGCACTTTTTATTGCACTCGGCGGAACATTTCGGTTCTTTTACCAAAAGAATTGGCTATTACAAAGAACCCTTGCCCAACTCACTGAGATCCAGACGCCTGAGAACCAAAGATATTGGATCTATAAACTTAGCCTTCCGTTACTCTCGGAAAATCCGGTCTTTGGAACGGGAGGCGGTAGGTTCAAGGAAACCAGTTCGGAAGTTTCTAAATCGTTTATCGAAAAAAATGAACAACTTTGGTACGAGCTATTTATTACTCCAAACAAACATGCTCATAATGATATTTTAGAATTTGCGATCGTAGGTGGTTGGATTTCCGGAATTCTATGGATCGGATTTTTTTATCTTTTATTTAGGAAGATCTCTTCTGCCAGTTTAGAAGATGGGAATTTTCCTTTAGTCGGAGTTGGATTTATCTGGGTAGCCGGTTTTTTCCAATGTTATCTTTTGGACGACGAGGTTGCACTTCCATTCTTTGTTTTAGCCGGGCTACTTTGGGGAAGAGAGAAGGAAACTTCTTCTAAATTTTCTATAGCTTCTACTATCTTTCTATCACTCACCTTCTTGCTTAATACTTCTTTTTGGATCTGGAGACTTTCTATCCCACCGGAGCTTGCGTATGGAAGACAGGTTTTTGCTTCTTCTTCCCCGCTCGCTAAAAAAATAGAAAGGCGCCTCCTTCCTTTTAGAAACCAAGCGGAAGAAAGAAAAAGAAGAATTTCAGAAAATATCCAAGTATCTAGCTCGGAAGGAAATTCCGAATTTTCAGTCGAAGGTTGTCTCACTCATAGATACCCAAACCCGGCAAAATTAAGAGAAGAGGATTATTCTTTTGGGATCTATATTTCTTCTGATTGGAAAAATCCGCCGCATAAGATCAAGGTTACTGTATTTTCGGAAGAATCATTCGATGAGGATAAACTCTATTGGTCTCATCGAAAATATGATTTAGGGACTTATGAGTTAGATCTAAAACCTGGTTGGAATTCCTTCGTTTGGAAAGAGACAATGGGACTCTCTAAAATTACGATCTTTCCGGATATCGTATTTTTCAGGAGTTTTAAGATCCGATTTGGGGGATTTGATGTCTCAAAACAAATGGATCTCCCAGTTTTAGATTTAGGAGACCTTTGCGATTTTAGATCAGAGTAAGTTGGTACCTGGAGCGGGACTTGAACCCGCACGAGCGTGAACTCACAGGATTTTAAGTCCTGGGTGTCTACCGATTCCACCATCCAGGCGTTTTAGAGACTCTGCCAGGCGTCGCCCGGATTCGAACCGGGGATCAAGCTTTTGCAGAGCCATGCCTTACCACTTGGCCACGACGCCGATATGAGGTATGATTTTGCGGATAGGCAAGGTGTCAATAGAAAAGTGGAGGAAAGACTTTGAGGATCTATTTCTATCGAATTGACGCAAGCGGCAGACTATTCCACGAAAATTCCGAGCTGACGGATAAAAAATTTTTAGACTTCTTTTTCACTCATCTAGAAAAAAACCAGACCGGCAAATATCCAGAATATGCATATATCTCTCCTTGCGGAAAAGAAATGAATTTTGTGCAAACGGAACATTATCCGGTACTATTTAAACATAGAATTGGTGATAAACTCTATTACGGAGGAGAAAAAGGGACCTTATTCCAGCCTGAAAATTTGAAATTCGATCTTTTCGGAAATCTACTCCACCCTTTTCAAAATGAGATCTGGGGAAGGATCTCTACCGAAGTCCTTTTAGATCCGGAGTTAGAATGGAGAGAAAGTCCTGAAAATTGGAATCTGATCTGGAATGGGAAAAATTTCCTGATTCCGAAATTCGATCCGGCTAATCCTTCCGATTTGGTTTAAACTCCGAGTGGAATTTATTCCCACTCAATTGTGCCGGGTGGTTTATTTGTGAGATCGAAAAATAGATACTCTATTTGGGGAATTTTCAGAACTTCCGAGACCAATTCATCCAAAACATCTTTTTCCAATCTAAAAAAACTCGCTGTCATTGCTTCTTGGGAATCCACAGGTCTAAGAACGATACTTCTTTTCCCAGATTCGGAGCCTAAAGGAAGAAGTACCACTGGCATTTGCCATATCTGATCGTAGATCTTTCTTTTTTGTAGTATCTTCTCCACTGCTGCATCAGCTTCTCTCAAGATATCGGAATCTTTTTTGTCCAAGTCGATTGTTTGGAATTGAAAGTTTGCCTTGGAAAATGCTTCGGATTTTCCAAGGAATAGAACGACTCGATTTACGGAAGAAATTTGGTTCGTGATCGCTGTGGAAATTTTATCCAACTCGTCCCAAGTTTTATCTCCACAAATCGCAGCGCAATGTGCATAAGATCTCTGGTCCCCTTTGACTCCCACGGAGGCTACAGGAAGAAGTTTTGCTTGCAGAGATTTATCCGAACCGACTAGTTCATCCAATTTTTTTTGAACGGATTCTTCGATCGGTTTTTCTTGGGCGATCATTCGGACTACAAGTCCTGGTCCTGGGAAAGGATGTCTTCCGGTCCATTCTTTTGGAAGTCCCAAGTAATTTCCAAGTTCTCGAACCTCGTCTTTGTATAGATCCTTGATAGGCTCTACTACCTTTCCTTCTTCCATCAGTTTCTGGATAGCTTCTACCCTATTATGATGGGTCTTGATCGTATGAGAATGTTTTGTTCCACCGCTTTCGATCGTGTCCGGATAAATGGTTCCTTGTCCAAGCAACCATTCGTCTGCGTTCAGTCCTAAACTTTTAGCACAATCCGCTTGGGCTTGCAGGAATAGATTTCCTACAATTTTACGTTTTTCTTCCGGATCTTTTTTTCCTTTTAAGCTGGAATAAAAAAGTTCGGAAGAATCATGAACGTGCAACTGGATCCCTTGGGGAGAAAGTTTTTCTTGTAGGTCTGAGACCTCGCTCTTTCTCATAAAACCTGTATCGATTAGAACACCTTTAACTCTTTCTTTTCCCAAAGCTCTGGAAAGGAGAAGATACGAAACAGTGGAATCCACTCCTCCGGATACGAGTAAGAAGATCTTTTTGTCTGCAGGAACGATAGAATGTAGTTCCTTCTCTTTTAGGTCCAAGAATTGTTTTAAATCCCAGGTGCCTTCTGCCCCCGAAATTTTTACGAAGTTTTCTAAAAGAACGGAGCCTTTCTCCGTATGAGTGACTTCCGGATGGAGTTGTATCCCGAACCATTTTTGGGTCGGATTTTCCACCACCGCATATTCACAATCTTGGCTAGAAGCAGTTTTAGTAAAACCGGAGGGCAAACGTGTCACCTCGTCCCCATGGCTCATCCAGGCGACTTCTCCACCTTGGAAACCTTTGAGTAATTGTGTTTTGGATGTATCGATAAAATCCAAAGCAGCTCTTCCGTATTCCGCTATGCCCGCTTTTTTGACTTCTCCGCCCAAAAGTTTCATCATGAGTTGGTGGCCGTAGCAAATCCCTAAAACAGGAATTCCGAGTTTTAAAACTTCTACCGGTAAAGAAGGAGAATCTGGTTCATATACGCTTTCCGGTCCTCCGGAAAGAATGATGCCTGAAAGTTTGGAATACGTTTCGAGAGGTTCGTCGTTGCTTAAAATTTCGGAATAGGCCCCCAAACGACGAATTCTGGATGCGATCAAATGGGCATACTGCCCTCCAAAATCCACGATCCCAATTACATTTTGGTGCTTCATTCCAAGGTATCCTTAACGTTTCCTTTATGTGAGATGTAAAAAGATTCCCAGAGACAAAGTCCGGAAAACTCTGGTTGTAAAGAGGGAATCATGAGCCATCAACAAGAGTCGATCGGAATTTCCACTTATGAGGGAAGACAGGACCATATCCCCAGTCTGAAACTTCCCGAGATAGAATCTTTCGCCAATGTGTACGAAGGTAAGGATTACACAATCGATTTTACCATTCCAGAATTCACCGCTGTATGTCCTAAGACAGGACTGCCTGATTTCGGGGTGATAGAGATCAGTTATATACCGAAGGCTAAATGTATTGAGTTAAAATCCCTGAAAGAGTATATTCTCGCCTACAGGAACCTAGGGATCTTTCATGAGAATGTGGTAAATCGGATCTTAGAAGATCTGATCCAATCCGTAGATCCAAAATATATCAAGGTCAAGGGAGATTATAACCTAAGAGGTGGGATCAAGACTATAGTCACAAGAGAGTATACAAGCAAATGATGGATCCGATTTCCTTACTTGGATTTATTGCTTGTACTCTGACCACTCTGGCGTTTCTTCCCCAGCTCATCAAAGTGATCTTGGAAAAAAGGACCAGGGATATTTCCAGGAACATGTATCTTGTACTTTCCGTGGGAGTGTTTTTCTGGCTTTGTTATGGGGTATTAAAAAATGATTTCCCGATCATTCTAGCGAACGCATTCACTTTAATTTTCACCACCACAATTCTCTGGTACAAACTTCGTTCCAAAGAAGAAGAATAAAAAAGCCGCTTCCTTTCGGAAACGGCCTCTTGTTCTTTTAGAATGGAAATCGGAATTATTTAGGAGCGGCTTGGTCTTTTAAAGACTTACGCTGGTTCTCTAATTCTTTTTTAGCGTCATCCATAGAAGATTTTACTTTTTCCTTCTCTTCTTTTCCTGCTTTCTGGATAGCCTCTTTTTCTTCTTTTCCGGCACTCTTAGCCTCTTCTAGAAGTTTACGGTTTTCTTCTTTTGCGCCTTCTATCAGTTCCCTATTTCTTTGTTTTTGCTCTTCGAGTCCTTGTAGGATACGTGCTTTATTTTCTTGGAAATCTTTCAGGATCTCTTGGATACGCGCTCTTTGTTCTTCCGTAATGGATTGGATGGTAGCGGAATCATCCTTTAGCTCTTGGATCTCGTCTTCGGTCAAAGGCTCTTCTTTGAACGTATTTCCGTCGGAGCTAACTTCTTTTCCCGCATCCGCCACTGCTTGGTTTTCAGGATTATCCGCGTCTGCAACTTCAACCGATCCGTCGGAGACTCTGGTACTTGTTCCTTTACCTGTCTCTTCTACAATGAACTCGGTTCCTCGAACGGAAGCTACGACAGTCGGAGTAGAAACGGTGAACTTGGAAGTTTTGGTAAGCTTATTAGCAACTTTGGTAAAAACCTTTCCCTTGGTCAGGCCCATGTCTGCGAAGGTTTCCCCATTCGCGGAATCTATAAAAATTTTCTTTAAAGTAAGGCTTGTGTTTTCTTTGATCCTGACAAGAACTCCTTCAGTCAATTGAAGGTCCGCATAAGAGTCCTTTCCGGTTTCTATCTTATCTTCCGGTAATAGGAAAGTATCGATGGATACAGGTTTTTCTTTCCCAGCCTTATCGAAAATTTTTACTGTTCCTTTGGTGAATGTGATCACTCCACCTTGGAGATCTTCTTTGGCTTTCTTACAATCTACAAATACAATGCTGAGGGCCAGAAAGAAGGTTATGGCAATCCGTTTCATTTAGTTCTGATTCTCCCTTGGATTAGGTTTAGGAAGAATATCGATGAAAGAAATTTCCGTCCACATTTTTACTCAGATCAATTGAATTATTCGGGACTTGGCTTGTCTAATTTACGTAAGGCCTCAAATTCCATTGAGACTGGCAATCAGTGGCTCAATCTAAAAGGAAAAGGTATTGCGCCATAGCCCCAGTCTAGAAATTGTAGCCCTAGACCGCCAAATAGAAGAACTAAAAAGTTCCAAAGGAGTGACAGAATGACCAAAATAGCCTACGTAGATAAGGACAACTGTACTTCTTGCAACCAGTGTGCAGACAATCTACCTAAGTACTTTCAAATGGACGATAACGATACTTCCGAAACTCATATCGGAGGAGAGAACGTAAACCAAGCTCCGATCCCAGAAGAGGATTGGAAAACAGTTCAGAAAGAGATGGATGAATGTCCCGGTGAATGTATTCACTGGAGAAAGTAATCGTTTTCCGATTTCTAAGTTCTGTAAAAAGCAAAAGCGGGAATTTTTCCCGTTTTTTTTATGCCTTGCTTGGACTCTTGATCTGGATCAAAAATTTCCGTTGCTGATTTAAGGTCAATATTCCTGTTCCGATCTAGTTGACCCTAGTAATTCGTCCGGAATATCTTCTACTCTATCTCCGATCTGGATAGCGAGCCTATTTCCTACACGACCTGGAAGGCATTTAAACTTCTTGCGTTCCCCTACTTTTACAAGCATATCCGATCTGGTAGTGGTGTTTTCTAATTTCACGACGTCGCCCACGGTTAAGTTCATAAAGTCCAAAATGGAAATAT
The window above is part of the Leptospira licerasiae serovar Varillal str. VAR 010 genome. Proteins encoded here:
- a CDS encoding O-antigen ligase family protein, encoding MKPSFFTRISVTSGRISFYSLLLFLIAFPLSVSASQVFAGLSIFCFIFSPKENFQKIKSYLLPWGFILGAYTLVFVSSLYHWEEYSNFWKTFTKQSEAGDFWLSILFPITAVHSSDKKNRSLIYKYIWISFLLVLISGIASVFSEYRLGKFISNGFTPAPGDRRQHPAGPLFGLETYLPIGLMNTHLTYGGLISFYIPGVSLLVLQKIREKDLKRSLGLGILLLFALWVFLLNQSKSAWLGVFAVTVYFILSRWKDFSGKFPKITFVRVSIVIALFIALGGTFRFFYQKNWLLQRTLAQLTEIQTPENQRYWIYKLSLPLLSENPVFGTGGGRFKETSSEVSKSFIEKNEQLWYELFITPNKHAHNDILEFAIVGGWISGILWIGFFYLLFRKISSASLEDGNFPLVGVGFIWVAGFFQCYLLDDEVALPFFVLAGLLWGREKETSSKFSIASTIFLSLTFLLNTSFWIWRLSIPPELAYGRQVFASSSPLAKKIERRLLPFRNQAEERKRRISENIQVSSSEGNSEFSVEGCLTHRYPNPAKLREEDYSFGIYISSDWKNPPHKIKVTVFSEESFDEDKLYWSHRKYDLGTYELDLKPGWNSFVWKETMGLSKITIFPDIVFFRSFKIRFGGFDVSKQMDLPVLDLGDLCDFRSE
- a CDS encoding DUF4505 family protein; its protein translation is MRIYFYRIDASGRLFHENSELTDKKFLDFFFTHLEKNQTGKYPEYAYISPCGKEMNFVQTEHYPVLFKHRIGDKLYYGGEKGTLFQPENLKFDLFGNLLHPFQNEIWGRISTEVLLDPELEWRESPENWNLIWNGKNFLIPKFDPANPSDLV
- the queF gene encoding preQ(1) synthase; this translates as MSHQQESIGISTYEGRQDHIPSLKLPEIESFANVYEGKDYTIDFTIPEFTAVCPKTGLPDFGVIEISYIPKAKCIELKSLKEYILAYRNLGIFHENVVNRILEDLIQSVDPKYIKVKGDYNLRGGIKTIVTREYTSK
- the lsa33 gene encoding surface adhesin Lsa33; this translates as MKRIAITFFLALSIVFVDCKKAKEDLQGGVITFTKGTVKIFDKAGKEKPVSIDTFLLPEDKIETGKDSYADLQLTEGVLVRIKENTSLTLKKIFIDSANGETFADMGLTKGKVFTKVANKLTKTSKFTVSTPTVVASVRGTEFIVEETGKGTSTRVSDGSVEVADADNPENQAVADAGKEVSSDGNTFKEEPLTEDEIQELKDDSATIQSITEEQRARIQEILKDFQENKARILQGLEEQKQRNRELIEGAKEENRKLLEEAKSAGKEEKEAIQKAGKEEKEKVKSSMDDAKKELENQRKSLKDQAAPK
- the guaA gene encoding glutamine-hydrolyzing GMP synthase gives rise to the protein MKHQNVIGIVDFGGQYAHLIASRIRRLGAYSEILSNDEPLETYSKLSGIILSGGPESVYEPDSPSLPVEVLKLGIPVLGICYGHQLMMKLLGGEVKKAGIAEYGRAALDFIDTSKTQLLKGFQGGEVAWMSHGDEVTRLPSGFTKTASSQDCEYAVVENPTQKWFGIQLHPEVTHTEKGSVLLENFVKISGAEGTWDLKQFLDLKEKELHSIVPADKKIFLLVSGGVDSTVSYLLLSRALGKERVKGVLIDTGFMRKSEVSDLQEKLSPQGIQLHVHDSSELFYSSLKGKKDPEEKRKIVGNLFLQAQADCAKSLGLNADEWLLGQGTIYPDTIESGGTKHSHTIKTHHNRVEAIQKLMEEGKVVEPIKDLYKDEVRELGNYLGLPKEWTGRHPFPGPGLVVRMIAQEKPIEESVQKKLDELVGSDKSLQAKLLPVASVGVKGDQRSYAHCAAICGDKTWDELDKISTAITNQISSVNRVVLFLGKSEAFSKANFQFQTIDLDKKDSDILREADAAVEKILQKRKIYDQIWQMPVVLLPLGSESGKRSIVLRPVDSQEAMTASFFRLEKDVLDELVSEVLKIPQIEYLFFDLTNKPPGTIEWE
- a CDS encoding ferredoxin, whose amino-acid sequence is MTKIAYVDKDNCTSCNQCADNLPKYFQMDDNDTSETHIGGENVNQAPIPEEDWKTVQKEMDECPGECIHWRK
- a CDS encoding lipid-A-disaccharide synthase N-terminal domain-containing protein; amino-acid sequence: MDPISLLGFIACTLTTLAFLPQLIKVILEKRTRDISRNMYLVLSVGVFFWLCYGVLKNDFPIILANAFTLIFTTTILWYKLRSKEEE